From the genome of Psychroserpens ponticola, one region includes:
- a CDS encoding glycosyltransferase family 4 protein: protein MKNDVLIIYGSLNSVPSPEGAAPAKVIYETVETLNNKAFKVLSNYNPRLNQESYNKEVYLHVKSNRFDALVLLILKLRYPFKKRKQKFTTGSDKQLLYFISVCRFLLFKKHKKIVVHVSVGLVTMIKLFLPSRKVVYFHHGTSLHKKYDEQQWCQLISNCEAIFSVNKRALEMANQTFKKQLEPSRYFAIPNAIIPKVTLSQAVDYYKNRPYDEHVFVFAFSGRICIEKGVLNLLHAFKNVHDINHDVHLVVFGAAGTRGTHEIKTEYLLDCKAFAESQNIPVTFTGFLPNEDLLKGLSQVDVLILPTDTKHYEEGMPLSLIEAMSLSKPLIATNSGGSSEILNDGQNGILITSNPYIDELTKAMLNLSSNKELYAKFSKTAYTSYIENHSYESYNKAFIKALKAINFFDE, encoded by the coding sequence ATGAAAAACGATGTTTTAATAATTTATGGTTCGCTCAATTCAGTACCTTCTCCAGAAGGCGCAGCTCCTGCCAAAGTGATCTATGAAACAGTTGAAACCTTAAATAATAAAGCCTTTAAAGTCCTTTCAAATTACAATCCTAGGCTCAATCAGGAATCATATAATAAAGAAGTGTATTTACATGTCAAATCGAATAGGTTTGATGCTCTTGTGTTATTGATTTTAAAATTAAGATATCCATTTAAAAAGCGAAAGCAGAAGTTTACTACAGGTTCAGATAAGCAATTATTATATTTTATTTCTGTGTGTCGTTTTCTGCTATTTAAAAAGCATAAAAAAATTGTAGTGCATGTTAGTGTAGGTTTGGTTACAATGATTAAGCTGTTTTTGCCTAGTCGAAAAGTTGTGTATTTTCATCATGGTACTTCATTACATAAAAAGTATGATGAACAGCAATGGTGTCAACTAATATCAAATTGCGAAGCCATTTTTTCTGTGAATAAAAGAGCACTTGAAATGGCCAATCAGACTTTTAAAAAACAATTAGAACCGTCTAGATATTTTGCAATTCCTAATGCTATTATTCCAAAAGTAACTTTAAGTCAAGCAGTTGATTATTATAAAAATAGACCATATGACGAGCATGTTTTTGTATTTGCATTTTCAGGAAGAATATGTATCGAAAAAGGTGTACTTAATTTATTACATGCGTTTAAAAATGTACATGACATAAATCATGACGTTCATCTGGTCGTCTTTGGAGCTGCTGGTACAAGAGGTACACATGAAATTAAAACGGAATATCTATTAGACTGTAAAGCATTTGCCGAATCACAGAATATTCCAGTCACATTTACCGGATTTCTTCCAAATGAAGATTTATTAAAAGGGTTATCACAAGTTGACGTTCTCATTTTGCCAACAGATACCAAACATTATGAAGAAGGAATGCCATTGTCTCTAATTGAGGCTATGTCCTTGTCAAAACCTTTAATAGCAACCAATTCAGGTGGAAGTTCTGAAATTCTTAATGATGGTCAAAATGGTATTCTTATTACTTCTAATCCTTATATTGATGAGCTAACTAAAGCCATGTTAAACTTAAGTTCTAATAAAGAACTTTATGCAAAGTTTTCAAAAACAGCATATACGTCGTATATTGAAAATCATTCTTATGAGTCGTATAATAAAGCTTTTATAAAGGCATTAAAAGCAATTAATTTTTTTGATGAGTAA
- a CDS encoding glycosyltransferase family 4 protein, with amino-acid sequence MSKTKVVYLVSGSRHTIPPNKKSPGVPRIIEKLSNNDTTSISYKVVSKYDDSLIHQDYNKRKYLHIKPTLWNRFFESILNKVPLRIKKRVYGYSLTDRIVYYEGIKRLIRKERPDVIITFMHFELFKKLCKVHPKAKHIYFFRSTDLKLRLGDQNIDFLINNSSGFLANTKSPIEELKTISPRLNFPTETIYNSVKLNDFTDKICEELSEQYRKTFNLKPDDFVIGYAGRLSEEKSVLELFEAVHYLKNKGLKVHVLVAGSIAIETTPNEDYYNLIVNYANENLSDQIHFLGWLPNEKLYEFYNALDIGVLLSKYSEGNSMFLLETLSMGTPMIATRIGGNLEMITDGENGFLIDIENVKQNLIQKLEFIISNRGQLNEMSTNALKYIKQHHTNDIMVDKFNNFMQNFE; translated from the coding sequence ATGAGTAAAACAAAAGTTGTTTATTTAGTTTCAGGATCAAGACACACTATTCCGCCAAATAAAAAAAGTCCTGGAGTTCCAAGAATTATAGAAAAACTGTCTAATAATGATACGACATCTATTAGCTATAAAGTGGTTAGTAAATATGACGATAGTTTAATACATCAAGATTATAATAAAAGGAAATATCTTCACATAAAACCTACGCTTTGGAATCGCTTTTTTGAATCCATTTTGAACAAGGTGCCACTACGAATTAAAAAGCGAGTATATGGTTACTCTTTAACAGATCGCATTGTTTACTATGAAGGTATTAAGCGACTTATTCGAAAAGAGAGGCCTGATGTTATTATTACCTTTATGCACTTTGAATTGTTTAAAAAGCTTTGCAAAGTGCATCCAAAAGCAAAGCACATTTATTTTTTTAGAAGCACAGATTTAAAGTTGCGATTAGGAGATCAAAACATCGATTTTTTAATTAATAATTCTAGTGGATTTCTAGCCAATACAAAGTCGCCAATCGAAGAGCTTAAAACAATTTCTCCAAGATTAAATTTTCCAACTGAAACCATTTATAATTCAGTTAAATTAAACGATTTTACTGATAAAATATGTGAAGAACTTTCAGAGCAATATCGGAAAACTTTCAATTTAAAACCAGACGACTTCGTTATAGGATATGCAGGACGACTCAGCGAAGAGAAATCCGTTTTAGAACTCTTTGAAGCGGTTCATTATTTGAAAAATAAGGGCTTGAAAGTCCATGTATTGGTGGCAGGAAGTATTGCGATAGAAACCACACCTAATGAAGATTATTACAATCTAATCGTCAACTATGCGAATGAAAATCTTTCAGATCAAATACATTTTTTAGGCTGGTTGCCGAACGAAAAGTTGTATGAATTCTATAATGCTTTAGATATTGGAGTGCTCTTGTCAAAATATAGTGAAGGGAATTCAATGTTTCTCCTTGAAACACTTTCTATGGGAACTCCAATGATTGCAACACGTATTGGTGGCAATCTAGAGATGATTACTGATGGTGAAAATGGATTCCTGATAGACATTGAAAACGTAAAGCAAAACTTGATTCAAAAACTTGAATTTATTATCAGTAATAGAGGGCAACTTAATGAAATGTCTACAAATGCTTTAAAATATATAAAACAACACCATACAAATGATATTATGGTCGATAAGTTTAATAACTTTATGCAAAATTTCGAATAG
- a CDS encoding class I SAM-dependent methyltransferase gives MDIKNQIEFYDKYWSGRKVLNNLKLRRAVKILDYFIAVKREIKEPRIIELGSGDGRFTAFIGEFGNADAIELSKEAVIRANELYPHVNYIHGNAIDHPLEQATYDVVISQEVIEHIEEQDKYFEACYNILKPGGYLILTTPNKKVFDHMEGGNWSRQPIEKVLTPNDLKQLVKKKFKIIDYDSIILNFGKQGYFKLINNRYLTGFCNKVGLRKFRERTLGKFGYGLHQCIFAKKNMI, from the coding sequence ATGGATATTAAGAATCAAATAGAGTTTTATGATAAGTACTGGTCTGGAAGAAAGGTGCTTAACAATTTAAAATTAAGACGTGCAGTTAAAATTTTAGATTACTTTATAGCGGTAAAACGAGAAATAAAAGAGCCTAGAATTATTGAACTAGGAAGTGGAGATGGAAGATTTACTGCATTTATTGGCGAATTTGGTAATGCAGATGCAATTGAGCTTTCTAAAGAAGCTGTTATAAGAGCTAATGAACTTTACCCTCATGTTAACTACATTCATGGTAATGCTATAGATCATCCGCTTGAACAAGCTACTTATGATGTTGTAATTTCACAAGAAGTCATTGAACATATTGAAGAACAAGATAAGTACTTTGAGGCTTGTTACAATATTCTTAAACCTGGAGGTTACCTTATTTTAACAACACCTAATAAAAAAGTATTTGACCACATGGAAGGTGGTAATTGGTCTAGACAACCCATTGAGAAGGTTTTAACACCAAATGATCTTAAACAGCTTGTCAAAAAGAAATTCAAAATCATAGATTATGATAGTATAATACTTAATTTTGGGAAACAAGGTTACTTTAAGCTTATAAATAACAGGTATCTAACTGGGTTTTGTAACAAAGTTGGTTTAAGAAAGTTTAGAGAAAGAACATTAGGTAAATTTGGTTATGGTTTGCATCAATGTATATTTGCAAAAAAAAATATGATTTAA
- a CDS encoding glycosyltransferase family 4 protein — translation MNIAIYNGNLQPTTFVLRLAQVVNEEHTVLVSGSSPKLFKHQKQGLNYLPTDPSNKLVLLIQFVLRLLVFFCVQPKKCRHFVSLLRNSDKPLLTRFKQFLIWSKFISNNIEVVHIQWASHIFLFEEILEHSYFKTMVSLRGRLINITPLAEADLKALYQRTFPKVNQFHAVTHHIKKQAMIYGAAEDKIKVIYSGVEVNSFDAFRKKDYAKRDTLQILSVGRQHWKKGYNYALEALKIVLERDIKATFTIIGAADSEEIIYTVHDLNLKNEVRLTSKMDYQDVLKEMQKADVLVLPSVSEGLANVVIEAMALGLPVISTNAVGMSELVIHKETGLLFENRDVNDLAEMIKGFNSMPQEDVKKMTDTALKKVIIQHNWKTFKQSFNDFYTC, via the coding sequence ATGAATATAGCAATCTACAATGGTAATTTACAGCCCACAACTTTTGTTTTAAGATTAGCTCAAGTTGTTAATGAAGAACATACAGTTTTAGTTTCTGGATCGTCACCAAAGTTATTTAAGCATCAAAAACAAGGCCTTAATTATTTGCCTACTGACCCAAGTAATAAATTAGTATTATTAATTCAGTTTGTATTGAGACTTCTGGTTTTTTTTTGTGTTCAACCAAAAAAATGTAGACACTTTGTTTCGCTTCTACGGAATTCAGATAAACCACTTTTAACCAGATTTAAACAGTTTTTAATTTGGTCAAAATTCATTTCTAATAATATTGAAGTTGTTCATATTCAATGGGCTTCACATATATTTTTATTTGAAGAAATATTAGAGCATTCATATTTTAAAACTATGGTAAGTTTAAGAGGGCGATTAATAAACATCACACCACTTGCCGAAGCCGATTTAAAAGCATTATATCAAAGAACCTTTCCAAAAGTAAATCAGTTTCATGCTGTGACACATCATATCAAAAAACAAGCAATGATATATGGAGCGGCTGAAGATAAAATTAAAGTCATCTATTCAGGTGTTGAAGTGAATTCTTTTGATGCTTTTAGAAAGAAAGATTATGCAAAACGAGACACGTTGCAAATACTCTCAGTAGGAAGACAGCATTGGAAAAAAGGATATAACTATGCTTTAGAAGCCTTAAAAATTGTTCTTGAAAGAGATATTAAAGCAACGTTTACAATTATTGGAGCAGCAGATTCAGAAGAGATTATTTACACTGTTCACGATTTAAATCTTAAAAATGAAGTACGCTTAACGTCAAAAATGGATTATCAAGACGTCTTGAAAGAAATGCAAAAAGCAGATGTGTTAGTGTTACCAAGCGTTTCTGAAGGTCTTGCCAATGTGGTTATTGAAGCTATGGCACTTGGCTTACCAGTAATTAGTACAAATGCAGTTGGTATGTCAGAATTGGTAATTCATAAGGAAACCGGATTGTTATTCGAAAATAGAGATGTAAACGATTTAGCCGAAATGATAAAGGGTTTTAATTCAATGCCTCAAGAAGACGTTAAAAAAATGACAGATACGGCATTGAAAAAAGTAATAATTCAGCACAATTGGAAAACATTCAAACAAAGTTTTAATGATTTCTATACATGTTAA
- a CDS encoding glycosyltransferase family 4 protein has protein sequence MKIGLVLPSTPGYSETFFTSKIKGLQEHGFSVVLLTQTIGKNFDLCPVVKAPKIYKSTALQMIAMIFVFLKLLWHLKPVINYIKLERQENISTSRIIKKVYFNSHLLSQKLDWLHFGFTTQALESELVAKAIRAKMAVSFRGFDINVYPVKHPNCYDLVWKHVNKVHSISIDLLQKAYGLGLANDSSYKVITPAVDVSNFNARKDFKSENSKLKIITIARLNWIKGLDHALNAMKLLNDKGLEFEYHIIGSGTPTEIERYTFQLHQNQLQNHVFLHGKLSHEETLLKLCSADIYLQPSIQEGFCNAVLEAQAMGLLCLATNGGALNENIIHEKTGWIVPKRAPRLIAEKILEINELSDNEKKSISKNAINHVMANFNVKEQQKQFVDFYNNEIRL, from the coding sequence ATGAAAATAGGACTCGTCCTTCCTTCAACTCCTGGTTACTCTGAAACTTTTTTTACTTCAAAAATTAAAGGGCTTCAAGAGCATGGTTTTAGTGTTGTGTTACTAACACAAACCATAGGGAAAAATTTTGATTTATGCCCTGTTGTTAAGGCACCAAAAATTTATAAAAGCACAGCTCTTCAAATGATTGCCATGATATTTGTGTTTTTAAAATTATTATGGCATTTAAAACCTGTAATCAATTATATAAAACTAGAACGGCAAGAAAATATTTCAACCTCTCGTATTATTAAAAAGGTATATTTTAATTCACATTTGTTAAGTCAAAAATTAGATTGGTTGCATTTTGGATTTACAACTCAAGCTTTAGAAAGCGAACTTGTAGCAAAAGCAATTCGAGCTAAAATGGCTGTGAGTTTTAGAGGATTTGATATTAATGTTTATCCTGTGAAACACCCAAATTGTTATGATTTGGTTTGGAAACATGTAAATAAAGTGCATAGTATTTCAATAGATTTACTCCAAAAAGCTTATGGTCTAGGACTGGCTAATGATTCATCTTACAAAGTAATAACACCAGCTGTTGATGTTTCAAATTTTAATGCTAGGAAGGATTTTAAATCTGAAAACTCAAAGCTTAAAATTATCACTATAGCAAGATTAAACTGGATAAAAGGATTGGATCATGCACTAAATGCGATGAAGCTTTTAAACGATAAAGGTTTAGAATTTGAATATCATATTATAGGATCTGGTACACCAACAGAAATTGAACGTTATACATTTCAGTTGCATCAAAATCAATTGCAAAACCATGTATTTCTTCATGGTAAGTTATCACATGAAGAGACATTATTAAAATTATGTTCAGCTGATATTTATCTACAGCCAAGCATACAAGAAGGATTTTGTAATGCGGTTTTAGAAGCCCAAGCAATGGGATTATTGTGTTTAGCTACCAATGGAGGAGCACTCAATGAAAATATCATACACGAAAAAACAGGTTGGATAGTTCCTAAAAGAGCGCCTAGATTAATAGCAGAAAAAATTCTTGAGATTAATGAATTATCTGACAATGAAAAAAAATCAATCTCAAAAAATGCAATTAATCATGTAATGGCTAACTTTAATGTCAAAGAACAGCAAAAACAATTTGTTGATTTTTATAATAATGAAATACGTTTGTAA
- a CDS encoding MBOAT family O-acyltransferase — MLFNSLDFAIFLPIVFILYWFLFKKSIRLQNLLIVLASYVFYAWWDWRFLSLIIFSSLLDYFVANLLKDEQRNFKRKVFVSISVFFNLGLLGVFKYCNFFVDSWIAAWESLGISMQASTLNIILPVGISFYTFQTLSYTIDVYRKKIEPTQHLLQFMAYVAFFPQLVAGPIERATQLLPQFQKARVFNSDFAMSGVYLIIWGLFKKVVVADNCAFFVNQIFNSPGDCSSIELLVGAILFGFQIYGDFSGYSDIAIGVARLFGFSLMTNFVFPYFSRDIAEFWRRWHISLSTWFRDYLYIPLGGSRGKRYTQIRNVMIVFLVSGFWHGANWTFIVWGLIHGLLFLPLLLSKSNRNHITKTRIVLKQLPKIVLTFMLVTFAWVFFRADSIHMAYDYILNILEFSGWSLELFYKSSKMLLFSSIILTSLLVMLVFEFLTLQRNQREVHLNQLSAIFIVMLIIFMGVFKNPSDFIYFQF; from the coding sequence ATGTTATTCAATTCGTTAGATTTTGCCATATTTCTACCTATAGTATTTATACTGTATTGGTTTCTGTTTAAGAAATCTATTCGATTGCAAAATCTATTGATTGTGCTTGCTAGCTACGTGTTTTATGCATGGTGGGATTGGCGTTTTTTGAGTTTGATAATATTTAGTAGTTTGTTAGATTATTTTGTCGCAAATCTACTGAAAGATGAGCAACGAAATTTTAAAAGAAAAGTATTCGTTTCTATAAGTGTTTTCTTCAATCTAGGGCTTTTAGGAGTGTTTAAGTATTGCAATTTTTTTGTAGACAGTTGGATTGCAGCTTGGGAAAGTTTAGGGATTAGCATGCAAGCGAGTACTCTGAATATCATTTTGCCTGTTGGAATTTCTTTTTATACGTTTCAAACTTTGAGTTATACTATTGATGTGTATCGTAAAAAAATTGAGCCAACACAACATTTGTTGCAGTTCATGGCTTATGTTGCATTTTTTCCGCAATTAGTAGCAGGTCCAATTGAACGCGCTACTCAATTATTGCCTCAATTTCAAAAAGCACGTGTATTTAATAGTGATTTTGCTATGAGTGGTGTATATCTAATTATTTGGGGATTGTTTAAAAAAGTTGTTGTTGCAGATAATTGCGCATTTTTTGTAAACCAAATTTTTAACTCTCCAGGAGACTGCTCTTCCATTGAATTACTAGTTGGTGCTATTCTGTTTGGTTTCCAGATTTATGGTGATTTTTCAGGATATTCTGATATTGCAATTGGTGTAGCGCGTTTATTTGGGTTTTCATTAATGACAAATTTTGTATTTCCATATTTTTCAAGAGATATTGCTGAGTTTTGGAGGCGTTGGCATATTTCACTTTCAACTTGGTTTCGCGATTATTTATACATTCCATTAGGTGGCTCAAGAGGTAAACGTTATACACAAATTCGAAATGTGATGATTGTGTTTTTGGTTAGCGGATTTTGGCATGGTGCTAATTGGACTTTTATAGTTTGGGGTTTAATTCACGGACTCCTATTTTTGCCTTTATTGCTCTCAAAAAGCAACAGGAATCACATTACTAAAACTCGAATCGTACTGAAGCAATTGCCAAAAATAGTTTTAACTTTTATGTTGGTAACATTTGCTTGGGTATTTTTTAGAGCAGATAGTATACATATGGCATATGATTATATTTTAAATATTCTAGAATTTTCTGGCTGGAGTTTAGAATTGTTTTACAAAAGCTCTAAAATGCTATTATTTAGCAGTATTATTCTAACATCTTTATTGGTGATGCTTGTTTTTGAGTTTTTAACTTTACAACGTAATCAAAGGGAAGTGCATTTAAATCAATTGTCTGCAATTTTCATTGTCATGTTAATCATATTTATGGGTGTTTTTAAAAATCCTTCAGATTTTATTTATTTTCAGTTTTAG
- a CDS encoding FkbM family methyltransferase gives MKPKKNNFVEVNLCGVPLNVLPGAVRTKVDQDDTWWFYLTKHHNIIYDVGCNIGYTALLALIQDTNKQIVLVDPNPVALQHAAMNIINNGLGRRVQYLTAFVGDKLDDTVKFYTVGSGAAGSMYASHAETASAMNSFMDVNTITLDYMYDFYGIKPDLVKIDVEGAETLVMKAATKLAKETKCTFFIEMHNVENLGMEAAGDLMVQWCNENDYKAWYLKTQEVLSSGTPIATRGKCHLLLLPKDAAYPEYLKAVVQNSPLPNHI, from the coding sequence ATGAAACCCAAAAAAAACAATTTTGTTGAGGTTAACTTATGTGGTGTTCCTTTAAACGTTTTACCAGGCGCAGTTAGAACAAAAGTAGATCAAGATGATACTTGGTGGTTTTATCTTACTAAGCATCACAATATCATTTATGATGTTGGATGTAATATTGGTTATACTGCGTTATTAGCATTAATTCAAGATACTAACAAACAAATTGTTCTTGTTGATCCTAATCCTGTCGCATTGCAACATGCAGCAATGAATATTATTAATAATGGTTTAGGTCGTAGAGTACAATATCTCACTGCTTTTGTTGGAGATAAATTAGACGATACTGTTAAATTTTATACTGTAGGTTCAGGAGCCGCTGGAAGTATGTATGCTTCGCATGCTGAAACTGCTTCTGCTATGAATTCATTTATGGATGTGAATACAATAACTTTAGATTATATGTATGACTTTTATGGAATCAAACCAGATTTAGTGAAAATTGATGTTGAAGGAGCAGAAACTTTAGTAATGAAGGCAGCTACTAAATTAGCAAAGGAAACGAAATGTACCTTTTTTATTGAAATGCATAATGTTGAGAATTTAGGTATGGAAGCTGCTGGTGATTTAATGGTTCAATGGTGCAACGAAAATGATTATAAAGCGTGGTATTTAAAAACACAAGAAGTGCTTTCGTCTGGAACACCTATTGCTACAAGAGGGAAATGTCACTTATTGTTATTGCCTAAAGATGCAGCTTATCCAGAATATCTGAAAGCTGTAGTTCAAAATAGCCCACTTCCTAATCATATATAG
- a CDS encoding FkbM family methyltransferase, translated as MLVYFYNKIPKSLRHKVGKAKALKSVRDLIFRNKGVFRESIVKINRSYLEFPVEFKFVASIKDASKAYSKGVENTLLRNSITLLKKYNKDLHDISILDIGANFGYLSLVWAKSVCKTGQVISFEPNKNVYNSLLKSIAINNLNNIQVENLAIGNENKSVNLFFENSTTSNVIQSDISQSLGTIQMIRIDDFIKSQKLTQCHLVKIDVDGIELDILKGSINMLNKFRPIVIVEINDDIRIVEFFIENNYQVLNGNLKEYDSNKPLPPNIYCIPKSN; from the coding sequence ATGCTTGTATATTTCTATAATAAAATACCAAAGTCATTAAGGCATAAGGTTGGAAAAGCTAAGGCATTAAAATCTGTAAGAGATTTAATTTTTAGAAATAAGGGTGTCTTTAGAGAGAGTATCGTCAAAATTAATAGATCGTATCTAGAGTTTCCAGTTGAATTTAAATTTGTAGCGTCTATAAAAGATGCCTCTAAAGCATATTCTAAAGGTGTCGAAAATACCTTGCTCAGAAATTCAATTACACTTCTTAAAAAATATAATAAAGATTTACATGACATTTCAATTTTAGATATTGGAGCTAATTTTGGTTATTTAAGCTTAGTCTGGGCAAAATCTGTTTGCAAAACAGGACAGGTTATTTCATTTGAACCTAATAAAAATGTTTATAATAGCTTATTAAAATCTATTGCGATTAATAACTTAAATAATATTCAAGTTGAAAATTTAGCGATTGGAAATGAAAACAAGTCTGTCAATTTATTTTTTGAAAACTCTACCACTTCAAATGTTATACAATCTGATATTTCTCAATCATTAGGAACTATTCAAATGATTAGAATTGATGACTTTATTAAAAGTCAAAAATTAACTCAATGTCATTTAGTTAAAATTGATGTAGATGGAATAGAATTAGATATTTTGAAAGGGAGCATAAACATGCTAAATAAATTTAGACCAATAGTTATTGTCGAAATTAATGATGATATACGAATTGTAGAGTTTTTTATTGAAAACAATTATCAAGTATTAAATGGAAACCTAAAAGAATACGATTCAAATAAACCGTTGCCACCAAATATATATTGCATTCCAAAATCAAATTGA
- a CDS encoding glycosyltransferase family 2 protein yields the protein MLFSFLKYLQPTHYFLSFTKAGHSIFPKVDALPSNILSQLHQDDQYLSEEAKAYDVSWQAIQSGYIGEVATYQKFVKLPLKDNYRFIRKNFHSVWVFYVFLCRILSFHNPFKECVAWLSTRNVNQIKEVENSIVYKDWDSFQSQLIEEKPLVSVIIPTLNRYEYLKDVLKDLEAQDYSNFEVIVVDQSDDFNEKFYKNFNLNFQIVNQKEKALWLARNTAIKTSKGDWVALSEDDVRIGPDWISMHLKCLDFFNSKISAGVFYPEGQYIPKSRSFFAVASQFATGNAMLHKTVFKNVGLFDRQFEKQRMGDGEFGMRLYLEGLKSISNPFASCVDVKAGTGGLREMGSWDAFRPSNFLAPRPIPSVLYYFRRYFGNSSARLALLRTVPISIMPYQFKKNKPLLFVGLIVTILILPIVVFQVWKSWNLSSKKIKEGALIEVLT from the coding sequence ATGCTATTCAGTTTCTTAAAATACTTACAGCCAACTCATTATTTTCTAAGCTTTACTAAAGCAGGTCATTCTATATTTCCTAAAGTAGATGCGTTGCCTTCTAATATTTTAAGTCAATTACATCAGGATGATCAATACCTTTCTGAAGAAGCAAAAGCATACGATGTATCATGGCAAGCCATACAGTCAGGATATATTGGAGAAGTTGCAACCTATCAAAAGTTTGTAAAACTCCCATTAAAAGATAATTACCGTTTTATTCGAAAAAATTTCCATTCGGTTTGGGTGTTTTACGTGTTTTTATGTCGCATACTTTCATTTCATAATCCGTTTAAAGAATGTGTTGCTTGGCTAAGCACAAGAAATGTTAATCAGATAAAAGAAGTAGAAAATTCTATTGTTTATAAAGATTGGGATTCATTTCAATCCCAGTTAATTGAAGAAAAACCACTTGTAAGTGTTATTATTCCTACTTTAAATCGATATGAGTATTTAAAAGACGTATTAAAAGATTTAGAAGCTCAAGATTATTCTAATTTTGAGGTGATTGTGGTGGATCAATCTGATGATTTTAATGAGAAATTTTATAAGAATTTTAACCTGAATTTTCAAATTGTTAATCAAAAGGAAAAAGCCTTATGGTTGGCAAGAAATACTGCTATTAAAACAAGTAAAGGCGATTGGGTTGCTTTGTCTGAAGATGATGTTCGGATCGGTCCAGATTGGATAAGTATGCACCTAAAATGTCTCGACTTTTTTAATTCTAAGATTTCTGCAGGTGTATTTTATCCTGAAGGTCAGTACATACCAAAATCTCGTTCGTTTTTTGCAGTTGCGTCTCAATTTGCAACAGGAAATGCAATGCTACATAAAACTGTTTTTAAAAATGTAGGTTTATTTGATCGTCAGTTTGAAAAGCAGCGAATGGGAGATGGCGAGTTTGGAATGAGGCTTTATTTAGAAGGATTGAAAAGCATTTCAAATCCGTTCGCTTCTTGTGTCGATGTAAAAGCAGGAACTGGAGGATTAAGAGAAATGGGAAGTTGGGATGCGTTTAGACCTTCAAACTTTTTAGCTCCAAGACCAATACCAAGTGTTTTATACTATTTCAGAAGGTATTTTGGGAATTCGTCAGCTAGACTAGCATTGTTAAGAACTGTGCCAATCTCAATTATGCCATACCAATTCAAAAAAAATAAACCATTATTGTTTGTCGGACTAATAGTAACAATTTTAATATTGCCAATAGTTGTGTTTCAAGTATGGAAATCTTGGAATTTATCTAGTAAAAAAATAAAAGAAGGCGCTTTAATTGAAGTCTTAACATGA